From one Triticum aestivum cultivar Chinese Spring chromosome 4B, IWGSC CS RefSeq v2.1, whole genome shotgun sequence genomic stretch:
- the LOC123091343 gene encoding nucleoside diphosphate kinase 1 translates to MEQTFIMIKPDGVQRGLIGDIISRFEKKGYYLKGMKFMNVEKSFAQQHYADLSAQPFFAKLVDYIISGPVVAMVWEGKDVVLTGRRIIGATRPWEAAPGTIRGDHAVEVSRNVIHGSDSVENGKKEIALWFPGGLAEWKSNLHPWIYEN, encoded by the exons ATGGAGCAGACTTTCATCATGATCAAGCCCGACGGCGTCCAGAGAGGCCTG ATTGGGGATATCATCAGCCGATTCGAGAAGAAAGGGTACTACTTGAAGG GGATGAAGTTTATGAACGTGGAGAAATCCTTCGCGCAGCAGCACTACGCCGATCTCTCTGCCCAGCCCTTCTTTGCCAAGTTGGTGGATTACATAATTTCCGGCCCTGTTGTGGCCATGGTGTGGGAGGGGAAGGATGTTGTCTTGACTGGCCGAAGGATCATCGGGGCCACCAGGCCCTGGGAGGCAGCTCCTGGCACCATCCGTGGTGACCATGCTGTGGAGGTTAGCAG GAATGTCATTCATGGAAGTGATTCTGTGGAGAACGGAAAGAAGGAGATCGCTCTGTGGTTCCCAGGAGGCTTGGCCGAATGGAAGAGCAACCTCCACCCTTGGATCTACGAGAACTGA
- the LOC123091344 gene encoding monooxygenase 3 isoform X1 produces the protein MLVVAMAPVPLSTFVSSPARHPCSDSYHGRRRGAVSASSSSSSAKAEEVVIVGAGIAGLATALSLRRLGVSATVLEQGPSLRAGGTSLTLFKNGWRVLDSIGVADELRAKYLRVQGMRMRSSAGGRDLREFSFEEEAPGQEVRAVERGALLAALASKLPPGAISFSSRLKSIAGQGPDGTLLELQDGRRLLSKVVLGCDGVNSPIARWMGFSEPRYVGHMAFRGLADYAGGQPFESKVNYIYGRGVRAGFVPVSPTKVYWFICFNSATPGPKTTDGAALKSEALGLVRGWPDDLVAVMRSTPDDAVVKTPLVDRWLWPGLAPPASRGGVVLVGDAWHPMTPNLGQGACCALEDAVVLARHLAPAVLAGDDAGEALRRYESERWGRVFPLTARAGLVGALVQWGNPLVCAARDGVVIPRLVRLGPFLEHTNFECGLLEPAAPST, from the exons ATGCTCGTCGTTGCCATGGCACCGGTTCCGCTGAGCACCTTCGTGTCCTCCCCTGCGCGTCACCCTTGTTCCGATTCGTATCATGGCCGTCGCCGGGGTGCCGTCTctgcgtcgtcgtcctcctcctctgctAAGGCGGAGGAAGTGGTCATCGTGGGTGCGGGCATCGCGGGTCTGGCCACCGCGCTCTCCCTGCGCCGGCTCGGCGTGAGCGCCACCGTGCTGGAGCAGGGCCCGTCCCTGCGCGCGGGCGGCACGTCGCTGACGCTGTTCAAGAACGGGTGGCGCGTGCTGGACTCCATCGGCGTCGCCGACGAGCTCCGGGCCAAGTACCTCCGCGTCCAGGG GATGAGGATGCGGTCGTCGGCGGGCGGTCGTGACCTGCGCGAGTTCTCCTTCGAGGAAGAGGCTCCCGG GCAGGAGGTGCGGGCGGTAGAGAGGGGAGCGCTGCTCGCGGCGCTGGCCTCCAAGCTCCCGCCGGGCGCCATCTCCTTCTCGTCCAGGCTCAAATCCATCGCCGGCCAAGGGCCCGATGGCACCCTGCTGGAGCTCCAGGACGGGAGGCGGCTCCTGTCCAAAGTGGTGCTGGGCTGCGACGGCGTCAACTCCCCGATCGCGAGGTGGATGGGGTTCTCGGAGCCCCGGTACGTGGGGCACATGGCGTTCCGTGGCCTCGCGGACTACGCTGGCGGGCAGCCGTTCGAGTCCAAGGTGAACTACATCTACGGCCGGGGCGTCCGCGCCGGCTTCGTCCCGGTCTCCCCGACCAAAGTCTACTGGTTCATCTGCTTCAACAGCGCAACCCCAG GGCCCAAGACCACGGATGGCGCGGCGCTCaagagcgaggccctgggcctgGTGCGGGGCTGGCCGGACGACCTCGTCGCCGTCATGCGGAGCACGCCGGACGACGCCGTGGTGAAGACGCCCCTCGTGGACCGTTGGCTCTGGCCGGGGCTGGCGCCCCCGGCGTCCAGGGGCGGCGTGGTGCTCGTCGGCGACGCGTGGCACCCGATGACGCCCAACCTCGGCCAGGGCGCGTGCTGCGCGCTCGAGGACGCCGTCGTCCTGGCGCGCCACCTCGCGCCCGCGGTGCTCGCGGGCGACGACGCCGGCGAGGCGTTGCGCAGGTACGAGAGCGAGAGGTGGGGGCGCGTGTTCCCACTGACGGCGCGCGCGGGGCTCGTCGGTGCGCTCGTGCAGTGGGGCAACCCGCTGGTGTGCgcggcgcgggacggcgtggtCATCCCGAGGTTGGTCAGGCTGGGGCCGTTCCTCGAGCACACCAACTTCGAGTGTGGCCTGCTCGAGCCGGCGGCGCCGTCGACATGA
- the LOC123091344 gene encoding monooxygenase 2 isoform X2, with protein sequence MRMRSSAGGRDLREFSFEEEAPGQEVRAVERGALLAALASKLPPGAISFSSRLKSIAGQGPDGTLLELQDGRRLLSKVVLGCDGVNSPIARWMGFSEPRYVGHMAFRGLADYAGGQPFESKVNYIYGRGVRAGFVPVSPTKVYWFICFNSATPGPKTTDGAALKSEALGLVRGWPDDLVAVMRSTPDDAVVKTPLVDRWLWPGLAPPASRGGVVLVGDAWHPMTPNLGQGACCALEDAVVLARHLAPAVLAGDDAGEALRRYESERWGRVFPLTARAGLVGALVQWGNPLVCAARDGVVIPRLVRLGPFLEHTNFECGLLEPAAPST encoded by the exons ATGAGGATGCGGTCGTCGGCGGGCGGTCGTGACCTGCGCGAGTTCTCCTTCGAGGAAGAGGCTCCCGG GCAGGAGGTGCGGGCGGTAGAGAGGGGAGCGCTGCTCGCGGCGCTGGCCTCCAAGCTCCCGCCGGGCGCCATCTCCTTCTCGTCCAGGCTCAAATCCATCGCCGGCCAAGGGCCCGATGGCACCCTGCTGGAGCTCCAGGACGGGAGGCGGCTCCTGTCCAAAGTGGTGCTGGGCTGCGACGGCGTCAACTCCCCGATCGCGAGGTGGATGGGGTTCTCGGAGCCCCGGTACGTGGGGCACATGGCGTTCCGTGGCCTCGCGGACTACGCTGGCGGGCAGCCGTTCGAGTCCAAGGTGAACTACATCTACGGCCGGGGCGTCCGCGCCGGCTTCGTCCCGGTCTCCCCGACCAAAGTCTACTGGTTCATCTGCTTCAACAGCGCAACCCCAG GGCCCAAGACCACGGATGGCGCGGCGCTCaagagcgaggccctgggcctgGTGCGGGGCTGGCCGGACGACCTCGTCGCCGTCATGCGGAGCACGCCGGACGACGCCGTGGTGAAGACGCCCCTCGTGGACCGTTGGCTCTGGCCGGGGCTGGCGCCCCCGGCGTCCAGGGGCGGCGTGGTGCTCGTCGGCGACGCGTGGCACCCGATGACGCCCAACCTCGGCCAGGGCGCGTGCTGCGCGCTCGAGGACGCCGTCGTCCTGGCGCGCCACCTCGCGCCCGCGGTGCTCGCGGGCGACGACGCCGGCGAGGCGTTGCGCAGGTACGAGAGCGAGAGGTGGGGGCGCGTGTTCCCACTGACGGCGCGCGCGGGGCTCGTCGGTGCGCTCGTGCAGTGGGGCAACCCGCTGGTGTGCgcggcgcgggacggcgtggtCATCCCGAGGTTGGTCAGGCTGGGGCCGTTCCTCGAGCACACCAACTTCGAGTGTGGCCTGCTCGAGCCGGCGGCGCCGTCGACATGA
- the LOC123094583 gene encoding histone deacetylase 2-like gives MDMGANSLPSPSCPDGRKRRVCYYYDPGISNVDYGEGHSMVPRRVAMTHGLVASYGLLNHMTRLRTRPASPEELLAFHDQKYVDLLGRLTPAGYISDADLRRTAEEHGIGPVRRWDGTYTNDNPAIEGLMGYCLSYAGGSLAAARALCRGDHDVAINWSGGMHHACRGHANGFCYVNDIVLAIKQLLGRFPRVLYVDIDAHHGDGVEKAFVDSNQVMTLSFHQYESQFFPGTGSIDDVGEGAGRYHALNVPLKKGMDDQGYHELFKPIVGKAMQVFQPDAVVLQCGADSLSGDRLAGLELSVGGHAECVKYLRGFNAPLLLLGGGGYTINHVASCWCYETAVAVGKEDEIADEIPHHPYDHYYRSQGYKLQCRTEAPGSRSSGENKDAAAIRVKALEHLSAINCAPSIQFHEPCAAAAQGMDVDDLCHDDDEDDDEEEEDPMERLHRLCDNADLAGFFVELGRKHSLSSSAMG, from the exons ATGGATATGGGTGCCAACTCGCTGCCGTCGCCGTCGTGCCCCGACGGCAGGAAGCGGCGCGTGTGCTACTACTACGACCCGGGCATCTCCAACGTCGACTACGGCGAGGGACACTCCATGGTGCCCCGCCGCGTCGCCATGACCCACGGCCTCGTCGCCTCCTACGGCCTCCTCAACCACATGACTCGCCTCCGCACCAGGCCGGCCAGCCCGGAGGAGCTCCTCGCGTTCCACGACCAGAAATACGTCGACCTCCTCGGTAGGCTCACCCCCGCCGGGTACATCAGCGACGCCGACCTCCGGCGGACAGCCGAGGAGCATGGCATCGGTCCCGTGCGCCGCTGGGACGGCACCTACACGAACGACAATCCCGCCATCGAAGGCCTCATGGGGTACTGCCTGAGCTACGCCGGCGGGTCGCTGGCCGCGGCGCGCGCGCTCTGCAGGGGCGACCACGACGTCGCCATCAACTGGTCCGGCGGCATGCACCACGCGTGCCGGGGCCACGCCAACGGCTTCTGCTACGTCAACGACATCGTGCTGGCCATCAAGCAGCTCCTCGGCCGCTTCCCGCGCGTGCTGTACGTGGACATCGACGCGCACCACGGGGACGGCGTGGAGAAGGCCTTCGTGGACTCCAACCAGGTGATGACGCTGTCCTTCCACCAGTACGAAAGCCAGTTCTTCCCCGGCACCGGGAGCATCGACGACGTTGGCGAGGGGGCCGGCAGGTACCACGCCCTCAACGTGCCGCTCAAGAAGGGCATGGACGACCAGGGGTACCATGAGCTGTTTAAGCCGATCGTCGGCAAGGCCATGCAGGTGTTCCAGCCGGACGCCGTGGTGCTGCAGTGCGGCGCCGACTCGCTCTCCGGCGACCGGCTCGCTGGCCTCGAGCTGTCGGTGGGCGGCCACGCGGAGTGCGTCAAGTACCTGCGGGGATTCAACGCGCCGCTGctcctcctcggcggcggcggctacacCATTAACCACGTCGCCTCCTGCTGGTGCTACGAG ACGGCGGTCGCCGTGGGCAAGGAAGACGAGATCGCCGACGAGATACCACACCATCCGTACGATCACTACTACAGGAGCCAGGGTTACAAGCTCCAGTGCCGCACGGAGGCGCCCGGCAGCCGCAGCAGCGGGGAGAATAAGGACGCGGCCGCCATTAGGGTGAAAGCCCTGGAGCACCTCTCGGCGATCAACTGCGCGCCGAGCATACAGTTCCACGAGCCATGCGCCGCGGCGGCCCAAGGCATGGACGTCGACGACCTCTgccacgacgacgacgaggacgatgatgaagaagaagaagaccccaTGGAGAGGCTGCACCGGCTGTGCGACAACGCGGACCTCGCCGGGTTTTTCGTGGAATTGGGGCGGAAGCACAGTCTATCGTCCTCTGCCATGGGTTGA